Proteins co-encoded in one Natronorubrum daqingense genomic window:
- a CDS encoding ABC transporter permease: MRLGASLALAWRSIRGHKLRSTLTTLGIVIGIAAVIAFVTLGASLQAGVIGDISPDDQRNSYGWASDPDTEGGPLAGAQPVFSEDDLETLSDDEDIDAAYGYMPISTQALVYEDELSPQSDALVAAGPTYIRDDTLEEGRQFEQGEREAVVNPAVAGQFEEDLETGDELTVALQGGEQTSVTVVGITETSEGLSPFEGFEPSPRVYVPTDPYYTEDAAGELPGGEAGGDGDAGGGEGTEGDEATDENAGANGSEDDQAMADARFLAIVVEAESADEEAIDRAQESATTYLESEDSDAGELLDDDLEVTLQTSTELLQQLEDVLGLLQNFIVGIAALSLLVGSIGIANIMLVSVTERTREIGIMKAVGAQNREILGLFLAEAVILGVVGAIIGTILGLAAGYLGVWYIDLPLVYPYEYVALAIVVGVLVGILSGLYPAWRAARTDPIDALRYE, translated from the coding sequence ATGCGTCTCGGCGCGAGTCTGGCACTCGCCTGGCGGTCGATTCGCGGGCACAAACTTCGCTCGACGCTGACGACCCTCGGCATCGTGATCGGCATCGCAGCCGTCATCGCGTTCGTCACGCTCGGAGCGAGCCTGCAGGCGGGCGTCATCGGCGACATTAGCCCCGACGACCAGCGCAACAGCTACGGCTGGGCGAGCGACCCCGACACCGAAGGTGGGCCACTGGCCGGTGCACAACCCGTCTTCAGCGAGGACGACCTCGAGACGCTCTCCGACGACGAGGATATCGACGCCGCCTACGGCTACATGCCGATTTCGACGCAGGCGCTCGTCTACGAGGACGAACTCTCTCCACAGAGCGACGCGCTGGTCGCGGCCGGGCCGACGTACATCAGAGACGACACGCTCGAGGAGGGTCGACAGTTCGAACAGGGCGAACGCGAGGCGGTCGTCAACCCCGCCGTCGCCGGCCAGTTCGAGGAGGATCTCGAGACCGGCGATGAACTAACCGTCGCGTTACAGGGTGGCGAGCAGACCAGCGTCACCGTCGTCGGCATCACCGAAACGTCGGAGGGGCTGAGTCCCTTCGAAGGATTCGAGCCGTCGCCGCGAGTGTACGTCCCGACGGACCCCTACTACACCGAAGACGCTGCAGGAGAGCTTCCAGGAGGCGAGGCCGGGGGTGACGGTGACGCCGGCGGCGGGGAGGGTACCGAAGGGGACGAAGCCACCGACGAGAACGCTGGCGCGAACGGCAGCGAGGACGATCAGGCGATGGCGGACGCTCGTTTCCTCGCCATCGTCGTCGAAGCCGAGTCAGCCGACGAGGAAGCGATCGATCGTGCCCAGGAGAGTGCGACCACCTACCTCGAGAGCGAGGACTCCGACGCCGGCGAGTTACTCGACGATGACCTCGAGGTAACCCTCCAGACGAGCACGGAGTTGCTCCAGCAACTCGAGGACGTGTTGGGTCTCCTGCAGAACTTTATCGTCGGTATCGCGGCGCTCTCGTTGCTCGTCGGGTCCATCGGCATCGCGAACATCATGCTCGTCTCCGTCACCGAGCGGACCCGCGAAATCGGGATCATGAAGGCCGTCGGGGCCCAAAACCGAGAGATTCTGGGGTTGTTCCTCGCAGAAGCGGTAATTCTCGGCGTCGTCGGAGCGATCATCGGCACGATTCTCGGCCTCGCCGCGGGCTATCTCGGCGTCTGGTACATCGATCTACCGCTGGTCTACCCCTACGAATACGTCGCGCTGGCGATTGTCGTCGGCGTCCTCGTCGGAATCCTCTCAGGCCTGTATCCGGCCTGGCGAGCGGCGCGCACGGATCCGATCGACGCGCTCCGATACGAGTGA